In Bosea sp. PAMC 26642, the DNA window GCTTCCCGGCCATCGATGGCTTCCGCGAAGCTCCCGATCGGCTGTGGCTTCCCGAACAAATAGCCTTGAAGCTCCTCGCATTCCTCGTCGACCAGGAACCGCATCTGGTCGATGGTCTCGACCCCTTCCGCGGCGACGCAGATGCCGAGGCTGCGTCCCAGTCCCAGGACGGCGCGAACGATGACCGCGGCCTGCGGACTGACTTCGACCTGTCCGATGAAAGAGCGGTCGATCTTGATCTTGTCGAAGGGGAAGGCCTGCAAGGTCGCCAGCGAAGCGTAGCCCGTTCCGAAGTCGTCCATCGCGATGCTGATTCCGAGCGCCTTCAGCCGCCGCAGGATCGAAAGCGCGCGACCCATATCGGCGAAGATCGCCGTCTCCGTGATTTCGATCTCCAGACGGTTCGGCGACAGACCGGTCTCGGTCAGGATTCCCAGGATGAGGTCGGGGAGATCGCCCTGCTGGAACTCGCGGGGAGACAGATTGACCGCGACCTTGAGAGGCCGTGCCCAGCCTGCCGCCTCGCTGCAGGCAGTCCGCAAGACCCATTCTCCGAGCGCCGATATCAGACCGGTCTCCTCGGCCAGCGGGATGAACTCGCTGGGCGGTATGGAGCCGCGCGCCGGGTGCCGCCAACGGACGAGCGCTTCGAAGCCCACGAGCTCGCGCGTACTGGCCCTCACCTGCGGCTGATAGTGAAGTTCCAGCCCCTCGTTTGCCAGGACCATTCGGAGATCGCGTTCGAGTTCGCGTCGCCTCGTGATGGCCTCGTCCAGCGCGGCGTCGAAAATGCGATAGCAATTACGGCCCTCGGCCTTCGCCTGGTAAAGTGCGAGATCAGCCCGGCTGAAAAGAAGCTGCTCGACGAGACCGTCCTGCGGCGCGCGCGCGATGCCGATGCTGAGGCCGACCTCGATGGTCTGTCCGCTATAGGCGAAGGGTTCTCCTACGGCCGAAATCAGCTCCTTGGCCAGGCTGCCGAGGCCTTCATTAGTCGGGTTGCTCTTGACCAGAACGGCGAACTCGTCGCCGCCCAGTCGCGCCACCGTGTCGGCTGGATGTATGCGCTCGGCGATCCTGGCAGCGACAAGCTTCAGCAGTTCATCCCCGGCCATGTGACCGACCGTGTCATTGACCATCTTGAAGCCGTCGAGGTCCAGACACATCACCGCGCAGGCGCCGCCGGCATCGGCAGCCTCGCGCAATGCCAAGCGCAGCAGTTCGTGGAAGGAGGTCCGGTTGGTCAAACCTGTCAGCCCGTCGTGACGCGCCATATGAGCGATCTGCTGTTCAGCGATTTTGCGCCCTTCGATATCGATATGCGTGCCGACGATGCGCTGGGGCAGGTCAAGATTGTCGCGTTCTACGACCTTTCCGCGTGCCAGCACCCAGCCCCAACTGCCGTCCTTTCGGCGCAAGCGATGCTCGAACTCGTAGACCGGCGAGTGGCCGTCGAAATGGGCTTGCAGGAGCTCCAGGGCTTTCGCTTCGTCTTGCGGATGGACCAAGCGCTGCCAGGTCCGGACATGACCCTCGAGTTCTCCCGGCTCGTAGCCCAGCATCGTCAGCCAGCGGTCGGAGAGCCAGGTTTGGCCGGTGCTGATATTCCAGTCCCACAGGCCGTCGCTTCCCGCATCCAGCGCCCGGGCCAGACGCTCCTCGCTGACGCGCAGCGCCGCGCCATGCGATGCCAGGGCGCGGTTGACCCGCCTGAGGCGGTCGGCGAACAGGGTGAGCGCGGAGAACGCCAGGATCGTCAACATCACTGCCGCTATGCCGACTGCCAGCGCCCCGCGTGCGAGCCCGTCGTCGGGAGCCGCGATCGACGGGTCCGGTACCGCTCGCGCTGCCGCCATCGACACGAAGTGCAAGGTCCCGATGGCGCCGGCCAAAAGTGTCGCGGCAACCGCGCGAGGGTAGCGGGTCGGCCGGCGGGTGAACACGAACAGTGCCGCGCAGGTCAGAACGGTCCCGGATGCGAGCGCCGCCGCGACGAGCGCCTCGTCCCAGACGAAGCGGCCGGGAATGCGAACGCCCGCCATCCCGGTGAAATGCATCGCGGCGATGCCTGAGGTCAGGATGATGCCGCTGGCGACAATGGCGGTGGAACTGGAAGCAGTTCGGATTACCATTGCGGCGCCGAAAGCGGTCGCGATGGCGACGCCCAGTGATGCCAGCGTCAGGCCCACATCATAGCCGATGCTGAGCGGCGGAGCGTAGCCGAGCATGGCGATGAAATGCGTGCTCCAGATGCCTGCGCCCGCAGCGGCAGCGGTGGCGGCCAACCAGATGAAAGCGGCCCAGCCCGTGCTTTCGCGTGCCTGTTTGAGCAGGCCGAACGCTGTATGGCACGACACCCAGCAAACCAGCGCCGACAAGGGAAGCACCCATGCGGCATGGTCATCGGTCAAGCACGACAGTGTTCTGTACATGGCACCTGCGCAATCTGGCGGTCGTGCCGATGGTCTAGGACCGAATGCGAACGACATCGTGCCAACGAACGCTAAAATTGGAGACGATCGTTGATGAAGTCATTCAACCGCGGGGCGACGCGTGTTTGATGCCCAGCTACCGCGCGGCCTCTGCCTGACAAGAGACGCGCGATACGAACGCACCTGGCGCTTGGCACGCCACCCTTATCCCGGCCATCGAGATCAATCTGGTGTCATCACTGCGCTGTCACGCCCGCGGCCTTGATAATCGGTGTCCACTTATCGACCTCGGCGCGCACATGTGAGCCCAGCGCCGCGGCGGATTGGCCGGCATCATCAGGGATGTCGCAGCCGAGTTCGAGCAGTCTGGCGCGGACGCCGGCATCGGCAAGAGCTGCCCGGCCGGCCGTGTTGAGCCGATCGACGATCTCCTTGGGCGTATCTTTGGGCGCGAAGATCGCGTTCCACCCGACGGCCTGGAATTCGGGCAGGCCGCCTTCCGTGCTGGTTGGCACGTCCTTGGCCACGTCGAGCCGCTTGGGCGTCGCCACGACATAGGTCTTCAACTGGGTCAGCTGCGGCACGATACTAACGGACTGGTCGCAGACATAGTCGAGCTGCTTGGCCAGCAGCGCGTTCATCGCCGGCCCGGAGCCCCTGAACGGCACCTGCTGGACCGGCGCCTTGATCAGGTAATGGAAGTAGACGCAGGTCAGATGCGAGGTCGAACCGATGCCGCCATGGCCGTAATTGTACTTGCCGGGGTTGGCCTTCAGCAGGGCCACGAATTCCTGCAGCGTATTGGCCGGAAAATCCTTGTGTGCCGAGATCAGCATCGGCGTGCCCGCCGTATTGATGACCGGCGCGAAATCGGTCCGGGGATCATAGGCGAGGTTCGGATAGAGGCCCACCGAGGCCGAATGCGTTCCGAGATTGCCCATGATCAGCGTGTAGCCGTCGGCTGCTGCGCGGGCGACGCGCAGCGAGCCGGTCGTGCCGCCCGCACCCGCGACGTTCTCGACGATGATCGACTGCCCCAGCGTGCGGCCCATATGGTCCGACACGATGCGGGCGATGACGTCGGTCGTGCCGCCGGCGGCGAAGGGCACGATCATCGTGATCGCCCGGTTTGGATAGGTTTGGGCCAGCGCGGGCGCCAGCGGCGCGGCAAGTGCCGCGATCAGGATCAGGCATCGTCTCAGCATGGTTTCCTCCGGGTTTGCGTCGCGTGATCCGCGATCTGCTCTAGGGTCGTCTGTCGTTGCGCCTCATAGATGTCTCAGGCCGACGCTCGCAAGCAAAGGCAGCAATTCGTCTCTGGCCCTGACACGGTGATGGCGCGCCGCGTCGCGCGCCGCCTCCGAACGGCCGGCGCGGATCGCCTCGATCATGGCGACGTGCTCGCTCGTCGAGACGGGGAGCGAAGGCCGCAGCCGCAGGGTCACCATCCTGGCGCGATGGGACTGATCGGTGACGGTCTGGACGATCCGCAGGAAACGGCTGTTCCCGCAGCGCTCGACAAGAAGCCGGTGAAAGGCGTCGTCGGCATGACCCCAGCTGCCGAGGTCGCCTCCGGCGAGCGTGTTCGCCATCGCGTCCGTCGCCGCCGCCAGAGCATCGGCGAGCGACGCCCGCTCCGCCTCCGGCAAGCGCGCCGCCAACTCCGCCGCGCTGGCCTCGATCGCGATCAGGACCTCGTAGATTTCCCGCAGATCGTCGGGCACCAGCGCGCAGATCAGGATACCGCGCTTGGGCAGGATGCGGACCAGCCCCTCCTCCTGCAAACGCAGCGCTGCCTCATGCACCGGGGTGCGGCTGACGCCGAGTTTGAGCGCGAGCTCGGCCGCCGAGGCCTGATGGCCCGGGGGAAAGACGCTGTCGCGGATCGCGGCCTTCAATGCGAGATAAGCGCCTTCGACGAGGCTCGGCGCCCGCTCGATCATCGGCTCGGCTGTCTTCAATACCGCCATCCGTGGCTCCTCGATAGCAAACATACCAACTTCCATGGAAGCTGCAATGCAATATTGACTATCGTTTGGTTCGCTCGCAAAGAAGTGCCGAAGCGCATTCGGGAGGCATCTGTGAAGACTTACAAGATCGCGGCCATCCCGGGAGACGGCATCGGCATCGAGGTCATCGCAGCCGGCATCGAAGTGCTGGAGGCACTGGCGACGCGCGACGGTGGCTTCGGCGTCGCCTTCGACCATTTCGACTGGGGCTCGGACTACTACAAGCGCACCGGGATGATGATGCCGGCCGACGGGCGCGAGCAGATCAAGGACCACGACGCGATCTTCTTCGGTGCTGTCGGCGCCCCTGACGTGCCCGACCACGTCACGCTCTGGGGCCTCAGGCTCGCGATCTGCCAGCCCTTCGACCAGTATGCCAATGTCCGGCCGACCCGCGTCCTACCCGGGATCGTTTCGCCGCTTCGCTCGGTCTCGGGGCCCGAGCTCGACTGGCTGATCGTGCGCGAGAACTCGGAGGGCGAATATGCCGGCGTCGGCGGGCGTGTCCACAAGGGCTTTCCCGAGGAGGTCGCGACCGACGTATCGATGATGACGCGTTCGGGCGTTGCCCGCATCATCCGCTACGCCTTCGGCATCGCCCGTTCGCGCCCCCGCAAGCTGTTGACCGTCGTCACGAAGTCGAACGCGCAGCGCCATGCCATGGTGATGTGGGACGAGATCGCCGCGGAAGTCGCCACCGAATTTCCCGACGTGACCTGGGACAAGATGCTGGTCGATGCGATGACCATGCGCATGGTGATCAAGCCCCAAAGCCTGGACACCATCGTCGCGACCAATCTCCACGCCGATATCCTGTCGGACCTGGCGGCCGCACTGGCCGGCTCCCTCGGCATTGCGCCTACGGCCAATCTCAACCCGGAGCGTGCCTTCCCTTCGATGTTCGAGCCGATCCACGGCTCGGCCTTCGATATCGCCGGCAAAGGCATCGCCAACCCGATCGGCACCTTCTGGACCGCGACGATGATGCTCGACCATCTGGGCGAGCCGGCGGCGTCCGCGCGGCTGATGCGCGCGATCGAGCGCGTAACCGCGAACCAGGCCTTCCACACGCCCGATCTCGGCGGGAAGGCGACAACACGGGAGGTCACCGACGCCGTCATCGCTGCGATTGCCGGCGACAACGCATGAGATGGCATGGAAGCTCCGAATTGGGAGCTGAACGCATCAGAACGGATTGTGCTGATAATGCCGAAGATGCTGCGTAAGGGTGACCTGCCGGCGAAGATTTGCGTTGTCTGTCAACGGCCGTTCGCCTGGCGCAAGAAATGGAAGCGCGTCTGGGAAACGATGTCGACCTGTTCGGAACGATGCCGCAACGAAGCGCAACGCATCCGGCGGACAGCAGGATGAAAACCCTTGTCCTCATTCTCGGCGATCAGCTTAGTCGCGATCTCTCCTCGCTCGAAGGCATGGCAGATAACGACGTCGCGCTGATGGTGGAGGTCGCCGAGGAAACGACCTGCGTCCGCCACCATAAGCAGAAAATTGCGATGCCCTACCGCACGCTCGATCGCATGGCACCCCTCCACCGCGAGACGATCCGCAGGGAGGCGGTCGCCCTCCTCGAACAAATGGACCAACCCGCATCTCATAGTCCTCTCCGATCGCAAGGCGATCTGTTGGGCTGGGCCGATCAGTGGCGGTTGCCCTCCTCCTCGGCAAGACAGGGGTCCAAGCTCAGGCGGAACATGCGGCCCTCCTGGCCGACATGGCCCGTTTCTCAAACATCCGGAACACATCTACGCCTTCCGTGTCCGGTCCTGGTGCCAGAGCATCGCTTTGCCGATGCGATGCCAGACAAACGCGGATACTCTGGGTTGACTGGTTATAGTAACCCTCGGGCGAACGCGGGACATGGCGATGGATGAAGCGACCTATTTTGCCAGGCTGCGGCTGCTGCACGACAAGGCATGGCCCGCCGGGGTGCCGCGAACTCCGCGCTACCCGCTCGGCGAGATCGCGATCAGCGACCATCTGCGCGAATGGGCAAGGCGCCAGCCCGACAAGCCGGCCTGCATCTTCTACGGCCGCGAGATCAGCTATCGCGAACTCGACGATCTGAGCGACCGCTTCGCGGCCCTGCTCCATTCCCATGGCGCAAGGCCCGGCGACCGGATCGCCGTGTTCCTGCCCAACAGCCCGCAATTCATGCTCGCCTTCTTCGCGATCCTCAAGCTCGGCGCGGTCCATGTGCCGGTGAACCCGCTGTTTCGCGAGACTGAGCTCGCCTTCGAACTTAACGACACCGGGGCGCGGATCATCGTCGCCCTCGACAGCCTGATGCCACTGCTCCGTCGGGTCCGGGCGGACACCCCGGTCGAGACCGTCTTCGTCACGAGCTTCGCCGAGATGCTGCCGGCCAAGCCGACCATGCCCGTGCCGCAGGCTCTGTTGCAGCCGCGGATCGCCTGCGACGATGCGATCGACCTGCTGCCGGCTCTCGGCGATGTGGACACACCGGCTCCGGTGGTTCAGCCCGATCTCGATGCCGTCGCCGCGCTGAACTACACCGGCGGAACCACGGGTATGCCCAAGGGCTGCGTTCACACGCAGCGCGACATGCTCTACACCGCCGGCACTGGTCTGGCTGCCAGCTTCGACCTCTCCCCCGACGACGTCGTCGTGAATTTCGTGCCGATCTTCTGGATCGCCGGGGAGGATACCGGGCTGCTGTTCCCCATCGTCGCGGGCGCCACGGTGGTGCTGATGGCGCGCTGGGACGCGGTCGGCTTCATGACGGCGGTCGAGCGTTACAAGGCGAGCTTCGCCTATCTGCTCGTCGACAACACCGTCGAGATCCTGGAGCATCCACAGGCGGCCGCCTTCGATCTCACCTCGCTCCGAAAGGTCCGGGTCTCGTCTTTCGTGAAGAAGCTGAACCCGGATTTCCGAGCCCGCTGGCGCGCTCTCACAGGCGCCGACATGATCGAGGCGGCTTGGGGCATGACCGAGACGCACACCATGGACACGTTCACCATCGGTATGCAGGACGCGGATTTCGATCTGCTGTCGCAGCCGGTCTTCGTCGGACTGCCCGTGCCGGGGACGGACTTCAAGATTTGCGATTTCGATAGCGGCTCGCTCGTAGCCCTCGGCGAAACGGGCGAAATCTGCGTACGCACACCCTCCCTCTTCAAGGGCTACTGGAACAGGCCCGAGGCGACGGCCGAAGCGATCC includes these proteins:
- a CDS encoding bifunctional diguanylate cyclase/phosphodiesterase encodes the protein MSCHTAFGLLKQARESTGWAAFIWLAATAAAAGAGIWSTHFIAMLGYAPPLSIGYDVGLTLASLGVAIATAFGAAMVIRTASSSTAIVASGIILTSGIAAMHFTGMAGVRIPGRFVWDEALVAAALASGTVLTCAALFVFTRRPTRYPRAVAATLLAGAIGTLHFVSMAAARAVPDPSIAAPDDGLARGALAVGIAAVMLTILAFSALTLFADRLRRVNRALASHGAALRVSEERLARALDAGSDGLWDWNISTGQTWLSDRWLTMLGYEPGELEGHVRTWQRLVHPQDEAKALELLQAHFDGHSPVYEFEHRLRRKDGSWGWVLARGKVVERDNLDLPQRIVGTHIDIEGRKIAEQQIAHMARHDGLTGLTNRTSFHELLRLALREAADAGGACAVMCLDLDGFKMVNDTVGHMAGDELLKLVAARIAERIHPADTVARLGGDEFAVLVKSNPTNEGLGSLAKELISAVGEPFAYSGQTIEVGLSIGIARAPQDGLVEQLLFSRADLALYQAKAEGRNCYRIFDAALDEAITRRRELERDLRMVLANEGLELHYQPQVRASTRELVGFEALVRWRHPARGSIPPSEFIPLAEETGLISALGEWVLRTACSEAAGWARPLKVAVNLSPREFQQGDLPDLILGILTETGLSPNRLEIEITETAIFADMGRALSILRRLKALGISIAMDDFGTGYASLATLQAFPFDKIKIDRSFIGQVEVSPQAAVIVRAVLGLGRSLGICVAAEGVETIDQMRFLVDEECEELQGYLFGKPQPIGSFAEAIDGREAFEGAIAPAPVRSAAAQMAFAS
- a CDS encoding tripartite tricarboxylate transporter substrate-binding protein, which translates into the protein MLRRCLILIAALAAPLAPALAQTYPNRAITMIVPFAAGGTTDVIARIVSDHMGRTLGQSIIVENVAGAGGTTGSLRVARAAADGYTLIMGNLGTHSASVGLYPNLAYDPRTDFAPVINTAGTPMLISAHKDFPANTLQEFVALLKANPGKYNYGHGGIGSTSHLTCVYFHYLIKAPVQQVPFRGSGPAMNALLAKQLDYVCDQSVSIVPQLTQLKTYVVATPKRLDVAKDVPTSTEGGLPEFQAVGWNAIFAPKDTPKEIVDRLNTAGRAALADAGVRARLLELGCDIPDDAGQSAAALGSHVRAEVDKWTPIIKAAGVTAQ
- a CDS encoding GntR family transcriptional regulator, with amino-acid sequence MAVLKTAEPMIERAPSLVEGAYLALKAAIRDSVFPPGHQASAAELALKLGVSRTPVHEAALRLQEEGLVRILPKRGILICALVPDDLREIYEVLIAIEASAAELAARLPEAERASLADALAAATDAMANTLAGGDLGSWGHADDAFHRLLVERCGNSRFLRIVQTVTDQSHRARMVTLRLRPSLPVSTSEHVAMIEAIRAGRSEAARDAARHHRVRARDELLPLLASVGLRHL
- a CDS encoding tartrate dehydrogenase; the encoded protein is MKTYKIAAIPGDGIGIEVIAAGIEVLEALATRDGGFGVAFDHFDWGSDYYKRTGMMMPADGREQIKDHDAIFFGAVGAPDVPDHVTLWGLRLAICQPFDQYANVRPTRVLPGIVSPLRSVSGPELDWLIVRENSEGEYAGVGGRVHKGFPEEVATDVSMMTRSGVARIIRYAFGIARSRPRKLLTVVTKSNAQRHAMVMWDEIAAEVATEFPDVTWDKMLVDAMTMRMVIKPQSLDTIVATNLHADILSDLAAALAGSLGIAPTANLNPERAFPSMFEPIHGSAFDIAGKGIANPIGTFWTATMMLDHLGEPAASARLMRAIERVTANQAFHTPDLGGKATTREVTDAVIAAIAGDNA
- a CDS encoding DUF2256 domain-containing protein; the encoded protein is MLRKGDLPAKICVVCQRPFAWRKKWKRVWETMSTCSERCRNEAQRIRRTAG
- a CDS encoding AMP-binding protein, which translates into the protein MDEATYFARLRLLHDKAWPAGVPRTPRYPLGEIAISDHLREWARRQPDKPACIFYGREISYRELDDLSDRFAALLHSHGARPGDRIAVFLPNSPQFMLAFFAILKLGAVHVPVNPLFRETELAFELNDTGARIIVALDSLMPLLRRVRADTPVETVFVTSFAEMLPAKPTMPVPQALLQPRIACDDAIDLLPALGDVDTPAPVVQPDLDAVAALNYTGGTTGMPKGCVHTQRDMLYTAGTGLAASFDLSPDDVVVNFVPIFWIAGEDTGLLFPIVAGATVVLMARWDAVGFMTAVERYKASFAYLLVDNTVEILEHPQAAAFDLTSLRKVRVSSFVKKLNPDFRARWRALTGADMIEAAWGMTETHTMDTFTIGMQDADFDLLSQPVFVGLPVPGTDFKICDFDSGSLVALGETGEICVRTPSLFKGYWNRPEATAEAIRGGFLHTGDIGVIDEQGYLHFLGRRKEMLKVKGMSVFPAELEALLGQHPGIAGSGVIGREDAEYGQVPVAFIALADDASELDEAALGAWCRARMASYKVPEIRLVPTLPMTATGKVKKEELRALL